The following coding sequences are from one Epinephelus fuscoguttatus linkage group LG5, E.fuscoguttatus.final_Chr_v1 window:
- the picalmb gene encoding phosphatidylinositol binding clathrin assembly protein b isoform X4, protein MSGQSITDRITAAQHSVTGSAVSKTVCKATTHEVMGPKKKHLDYLIHCTNEMNVNIPQLADSLFERTTNTSWVVVFKSLITTHHLMVYGNERFVQYLASRNTLFNLSNFLDKSGLQGYDMSTFIRRYSRYLNEKAVSYRQVAFDFTKVKRGVDGVMRTMNTEKLLKTIPIIQNQMDALLDFNVNANELTNGVINAAFMLLFKDSIRLFAAYNEGIINLLEKYFDMKKTQCKEGLDIYKKFLTRMTRISEFLKVAEQVGIDRGDIPDLSQAPSSLLEALEQHLASLEGKKVKDSTAASRASTLSNAVSSLASTGMSFTKVDEREKQAALEEEQARLKALKEQRLKELSKRPSFATTDTSPISTTGGTISTAPAIDLFSTPSCSNGAVKMESDLFDLQSTFQPSMQPGSTGLPVATAWADPFTSAEAGDESMPNLNPFLSKLVVDATHLPVVSSDGVSFSSRTSGHEMFGDSFCGPVSIAQHLPHQAPYPTEPSTVAGLFRGYSTPQGPPQQSAGGLQVDFESVFGAKAAGSNSLNSDDISGGILKPTLAGSNQASGQLPEKLVSDDLDSSLANLVGNLGIGNGTMKNDIHWSQPGEKRMTGGTNWQPKAAPTTTWNPVSMPSSVMAFPATTPTGMIGYGMPPQMGSMGMMNPPTMMYSQPVMRPPNPFGSVSSAQPSAASSPSSQSPLRAPGQDPFAHLSLKDFL, encoded by the exons ATGTCGGGGCAGAGCATTACGGACAGGATAACTGCAGCCCAGCACAGTGTAACGGGATCCGCCGTGTCGAAAACAGTATGCAAGGCCACCACTCACGAAGTCATGGGCCCCAAAAAGAAACATTTGGACT aTTTGATCCACTGCACCAACGAGATGAACGTGAACATTCCCCAACTGGCTGACTCACTGTTTGAGAGGACCACCAACACCAGCTGGGTGGTTGTGTTTAAGTCACTTATCACCACACACCACCTCATGGTCTACGGCAATGAG CGTTTTGTCCAGTACTTGGCTTCAAGGAATACACTATTCAACCTCAGTAATTTTTTGGACAAAAGTGGGTTACAAG GTTATGACATGTCCACATTTATCAGGAGGTATAGTCGATACCTGAATGAGAAAGCTGTTTCGTACAGACAGGTTGCCTTTGATTTCACAAAAGTGAAACGCGG AGTGGACGGCGTAATGAGGACCATGAATACAGAGAAGCTGCTCAAGACTATCCCCATTATTCAGAACCAGATGGACGCCCTGCTCGATTTCAAT GTCAATGCCAACGAGCTGACTAATGGAGTCATCAATGCAGCCTTCATGCTCCTTTTCAAAGACTCCATCAGGCTCTTCGCTGCTTATAATGAAGGCATTATCAATCTGCTTG AGAAATACTTTGACATGAAGAAGACTCAGTGTAAAGAAGGTTTGGACATTTACAAGAAGTTTCTCACTCGAATGACCCGGATATCAGAGTTCCTCAAAGTAGCAGAG CAGGTGGGCATCGATCGAGGAGACATCCCCGATCTTTCACAG GCTCCCAGTAGCCTTCTCGAAGCTCTGGAGCAGCACTTGGCCTCTTTAGAGGGCAAGAAGGTGAAAGACTCCACTGCAGCTAGCAG GGCCAGCACTCTGTCAAACGCAGTCTCGTCACTGGCGAGCACAGGGATGTCCTTCACTAAAGTGGATGAGCGGGAGAAGCAGGCAGCTCTCGAAGAGGAACAGGCTCGACTCAAAGCTCTGAAG GAACAGAGGCTCAAGGAGCTTTCCAAGAGGCCCTCCTTCGCTACTACTGATACATCGCCGATCTCCACCACCGGGGGCACTATCAGCACAGCACCAGCCATCGACCTCTTCTCCACACCCAGCTGCTCTAATGG tGCAGTGAAGATGGAGAGCGACCTTTTTGACCTGCAGTCAACTTTCCAGCCCTCCATGCAACCAGGCTCAACGGGGCTTCCAGTGGCAACAGCGTGGGCAG ATCCTTTCACCTCTGCTGAAGCTGGAGATGAATCCATGCCAAACCTTAACCCTTTCCTCTCAAAACTCGTTGTCGATGCCACTCACTTACCTGTCGTTTCTTCAGACGGTGTTAGCTTTTCCTCTAGGACATCTGGTCATGAAATGTTTGGTG ACTCCTTCTGTGGTCCAGTGTCCATTGCCCAGCACCTCCCACACCAGGCTCCCTACCCCACTGAGCCCTCTACTGTAGCAGGTCTATTCAGAG GATACTCAACGCCACAGGGCCCTCCACAGCAGTCAGCAGGGGGACTCCAAGTGGACTTTGAGTCAGTTTTTGGAGCCAAAGCCGCAGGCAGCAACAGCCTCAATTCTGATG ataTTTCTGGGGGCATCCTGAAACCAACTCTTGCCGGCTCCAACCAGGCGTCCGGTCAGCTGCCAGAGAAGCTGGTGTCAGATGACCTTGACTCCTCCCTGGCTAACCTTGTCGGCA accTCGGCATCGGGAATGGCACGATGAAAAA TGACATCCACTGGAGCCAGCCGGGGGAGAAGAGGATGACCGGCGGCACCAACTGGCAGCCCAAAGCAGCGCCAACCACGACCTGGAACCCCGTTTCCATG cCATCGTCAGTCATGGCCTTCCCCGCCACCACACCCACAGGCATGATAGGATACGGCATG CCTCCACAAATGGGCTCTATGGGGATGATGAATCCACCCACCATGATGTACTCCCAGCCTGTGATGAGGCCACCCAACCCCTTCGGCTCTGTGTCTAGTGCTCAG CCCTCCGCAGCCTCTAGTCCTTCCAGCCAGAGTCCTCTCCGAGCCCCTGGACAGGACCCGTTTGCACACCTCTCTCTCAAGGATTTCTTGTAG
- the picalmb gene encoding phosphatidylinositol binding clathrin assembly protein b isoform X7 yields the protein MSGQSITDRITAAQHSVTGSAVSKTVCKATTHEVMGPKKKHLDYLIHCTNEMNVNIPQLADSLFERTTNTSWVVVFKSLITTHHLMVYGNERFVQYLASRNTLFNLSNFLDKSGLQGYDMSTFIRRYSRYLNEKAVSYRQVAFDFTKVKRGVDGVMRTMNTEKLLKTIPIIQNQMDALLDFNVNANELTNGVINAAFMLLFKDSIRLFAAYNEGIINLLEKYFDMKKTQCKEGLDIYKKFLTRMTRISEFLKVAEQVGIDRGDIPDLSQAPSSLLEALEQHLASLEGKKVKDSTAASRASTLSNAVSSLASTGMSFTKVDEREKQAALEEEQARLKALKEQRLKELSKRPSFATTDTSPISTTGGTISTAPAIDLFSTPSCSNGAVKMESDLFDLQSTFQPSMQPGSTGLPVATAWAGYSTPQGPPQQSAGGLQVDFESVFGAKAAGSNSLNSDDISGGILKPTLAGSNQASGQLPEKLVSDDLDSSLANLVGNLGIGNGTMKNDIHWSQPGEKRMTGGTNWQPKAAPTTTWNPVSMPSSVMAFPATTPTGMIGYGMPPQMGSMGMMNPPTMMYSQPVMRPPNPFGSVSSAQPSAASSPSSQSPLRAPGQDPFAHLSLKDFL from the exons ATGTCGGGGCAGAGCATTACGGACAGGATAACTGCAGCCCAGCACAGTGTAACGGGATCCGCCGTGTCGAAAACAGTATGCAAGGCCACCACTCACGAAGTCATGGGCCCCAAAAAGAAACATTTGGACT aTTTGATCCACTGCACCAACGAGATGAACGTGAACATTCCCCAACTGGCTGACTCACTGTTTGAGAGGACCACCAACACCAGCTGGGTGGTTGTGTTTAAGTCACTTATCACCACACACCACCTCATGGTCTACGGCAATGAG CGTTTTGTCCAGTACTTGGCTTCAAGGAATACACTATTCAACCTCAGTAATTTTTTGGACAAAAGTGGGTTACAAG GTTATGACATGTCCACATTTATCAGGAGGTATAGTCGATACCTGAATGAGAAAGCTGTTTCGTACAGACAGGTTGCCTTTGATTTCACAAAAGTGAAACGCGG AGTGGACGGCGTAATGAGGACCATGAATACAGAGAAGCTGCTCAAGACTATCCCCATTATTCAGAACCAGATGGACGCCCTGCTCGATTTCAAT GTCAATGCCAACGAGCTGACTAATGGAGTCATCAATGCAGCCTTCATGCTCCTTTTCAAAGACTCCATCAGGCTCTTCGCTGCTTATAATGAAGGCATTATCAATCTGCTTG AGAAATACTTTGACATGAAGAAGACTCAGTGTAAAGAAGGTTTGGACATTTACAAGAAGTTTCTCACTCGAATGACCCGGATATCAGAGTTCCTCAAAGTAGCAGAG CAGGTGGGCATCGATCGAGGAGACATCCCCGATCTTTCACAG GCTCCCAGTAGCCTTCTCGAAGCTCTGGAGCAGCACTTGGCCTCTTTAGAGGGCAAGAAGGTGAAAGACTCCACTGCAGCTAGCAG GGCCAGCACTCTGTCAAACGCAGTCTCGTCACTGGCGAGCACAGGGATGTCCTTCACTAAAGTGGATGAGCGGGAGAAGCAGGCAGCTCTCGAAGAGGAACAGGCTCGACTCAAAGCTCTGAAG GAACAGAGGCTCAAGGAGCTTTCCAAGAGGCCCTCCTTCGCTACTACTGATACATCGCCGATCTCCACCACCGGGGGCACTATCAGCACAGCACCAGCCATCGACCTCTTCTCCACACCCAGCTGCTCTAATGG tGCAGTGAAGATGGAGAGCGACCTTTTTGACCTGCAGTCAACTTTCCAGCCCTCCATGCAACCAGGCTCAACGGGGCTTCCAGTGGCAACAGCGTGGGCAG GATACTCAACGCCACAGGGCCCTCCACAGCAGTCAGCAGGGGGACTCCAAGTGGACTTTGAGTCAGTTTTTGGAGCCAAAGCCGCAGGCAGCAACAGCCTCAATTCTGATG ataTTTCTGGGGGCATCCTGAAACCAACTCTTGCCGGCTCCAACCAGGCGTCCGGTCAGCTGCCAGAGAAGCTGGTGTCAGATGACCTTGACTCCTCCCTGGCTAACCTTGTCGGCA accTCGGCATCGGGAATGGCACGATGAAAAA TGACATCCACTGGAGCCAGCCGGGGGAGAAGAGGATGACCGGCGGCACCAACTGGCAGCCCAAAGCAGCGCCAACCACGACCTGGAACCCCGTTTCCATG cCATCGTCAGTCATGGCCTTCCCCGCCACCACACCCACAGGCATGATAGGATACGGCATG CCTCCACAAATGGGCTCTATGGGGATGATGAATCCACCCACCATGATGTACTCCCAGCCTGTGATGAGGCCACCCAACCCCTTCGGCTCTGTGTCTAGTGCTCAG CCCTCCGCAGCCTCTAGTCCTTCCAGCCAGAGTCCTCTCCGAGCCCCTGGACAGGACCCGTTTGCACACCTCTCTCTCAAGGATTTCTTGTAG